CAAGAATTATGTAGGAAGATCTGTTGTCAGTATCACGAGGTTGCCCAACCGAACCAACATTCACCAGAAATTTTTCCGCTCCAAAGTCGTAAACGTAATCTACTTCGTCTGGTGCAAGGAAATTCATACTTTCTGTGAAAATTCCCGGAATGTGCGTGTGACCTTGAAAACAATATTGATCTACCAGTCCAAAAATACGTTCCATTTTTCTCTGGTTGTAAATGTCTTCCGGAAAGACATATTCATTCAATGGATTTCGTGCTGATCCATGAACGAACAAGAGTTTTTCTTCGCGAATCATACGGGGAAGTTCGCCCAAAAAATCCCATCGATCCTGATTTTTTGATGCATCACCCGTTTCCAACATACGTCGCGTCCAGAAAATGGCACGTTCCGCACCAGCATTGAAACCTTCGGGATCAAACAGAGCAGCTTGATCATGATTTCCCAGGAGGGACTTTTGACAGCGTTTACGAACTAGATCAATACACTCGCGCGGGTTGGGACCATATCCAATGATGTCTCCCAGGCAATAAATCTCGCTGATTTCACGGCGGTCTATGTCAGCCAGAACTGCTTCCAACGCTTCAAGGTTTCCGTGAATATCACTTATTATTGCTCTTAACAACGGATAACTCCCATTATCTGTTACCGGAGCCTCATAACAAACAGGCAAATCTCCCGGTAATAATCATTGAAGACACCTCAATCTAAGAGGCGACCTTCGGTAAGTAAAACACCCTGCATTCGAATGGTAAATTGATACCGCGTACATAGAATCCTGTCTGTTCCTAACAGGATGTTTGAGAGTCGACTGCAAAGCCCTTTGAGCTATTTGATACGATTATTTATAACCCCAGACCACTATACATTCGAAACCTAGATCTGGATTATTTCAATTCAGCACCAATAGTAGCAGTACACGGGTACCATCTCAAGGCTCTGTTTGCAGTTGTCATTCGCTATTAGTTGGTAATTCTTTCGTATTTCGTAATAAATTCCAGTAGGAATTCGGCCTCAACTTGTAAAACAATGACCAAAAAGGATCTAGATCATAGAAAAGTCATTAGCCACTTCAAATTTATCTGCTCTCAAGCTCCCTCAAGATTGAATTCTCTCTCTTATTTCTTGTTAATTCAGGTGATTTACCGTAGATCGAATCAAATGTACCTTCATTTCACATTGTAGGAATTATACACATCTTAACAGAATAGGATACACCATTACGAAGGTCTCAAAACCGGCACAATTGACAATATTGTTTTTCTAGTAGTGTTGCAGGGGCACAAATGTTGCTTTTTTGCAACAGCCACACCTCGGATTTCAGGTACAGATCTCGTTCTGATTCTCAAAAACAACAGACGTCATAGGAGCATGTTGCCAGTTTGAAACTTATGCCCTATGTTTTCAATATCCCTTCATTACTGTTTGCTCCCCAGTTTGATTGTTAGACAAAAGTTCCTCCAATCAGGTAACTATATGTCTGCATGAAACTTAATTTGATTTGCTCATTCGTTTTGAGGAAATCGAATACCAGCGCGCTCTGCATTTGAAATCAATGATTGATTTTAAATCGAGCAACAAACAGATTTTCAATTTCAAATTGTGAATCCAAGAGAAACATCCTATGTAACTTCACAATCAGATTCAGCTGTACGATGATTACAGCATAACTAACACACTTTGGGTGAGACAAATTCAATGAAGACAAATTCTGGTTCATTACTGGTAGTTGACGACGATCAAAATATTCTGGAAGCGATGGCTGACTATTTACGAAGTCTCGGCCACCGTACAGAAACATCATTAACCTGTCTGGACGCCATTGAACGTCTGAAGGAATTTCCATTCCAAGTGGTCGTGTGCGATGTCAATTTACCAGACCAGGACGGCTTTCAATTACTGGAATGGGTGAGAGAGAACTCACCTGAAACTGCCGTTATTATGTTGACGGGATTCGGAACTATCGAAAGTGCTGTAGAGGCGATCCGGCTTGGTGCTTTCGAATATTTGACCAAACCGGTCATTGATGAAGAACTAAGTCTGACCATTGAACGATGTTTGGAACAGAGGCAGGTTGTAGAAGAAAACAAGTCACTAAAAGCCCAACTCGATCAGCGTTTTGGTCTGGCAAATATCGTGGGCCAAGACTACAAAATGCAGAAAATGTTTGATTTGATCGAAAGTGTAGCAGATACTCGGACGACGGTCTTAATTCTGGGTGAAAATGGTACGGGAAAAACGATGACTGCACGTGCGATTCACCAGCTTAGCGATCGCTGCAGTAAACCATTTGTTGAAGTTGCCTGTGGCGCGCTTCCAGATACTTTACTGGAGAGTGAGCTTTTCGGTCATAAAGCCGGCGCCTTTACGGGAGCAACTCACGACAAAGTTGGTAAGTTTCTACAGGCGGATGGTGGTACATTGTTCCTGGATGAAATTGCTACGTCTTCTCCCAGTCTGCAGGTAAAATTGTTGCGGGTTTTGCAGGATCGTGAATTCGAAGCAGTTGGTGATAATAAAACTCATTCTGTTGATATTCGTCTCATTTTGGCAACCAATCAAAATTTGGAAGAGATGGTAGCCAAAGGAGAATTCAGACAGGATTTATATTATCGCATTAACGTAATTACATTGACTCAGCCTGCACTTAGAGAACGCATCAGTGACATTCCGCTGCTGATCGAACACTATCTCAAAATTTATAACGAACAAGTTGGCAAATCCATCAAAGGTTTTGATGCTTCTGCAGTTCAAGCCATGTTAAAATATTCCTGGCCAGGTAATGTTCGAGAACTCATTAATGTCATTGAGCGGTCGGTTGTGTTAACAAAAGGTGATTACATTCGAATTCATGATCTTCCCGAACAAATTCGTCAGGAACAATCATTTTTGGCCTCTTCTAGCAATCGAGTGGGAAATGCCTCATTAAAGAGTGCTTTAGCAAACCCTGAACGTCAAATCATTATCGAAGCCCTTGAGGCCAATGGCTGGAATCGACAAAACACGGCCAAAGCCTTGGGAATCAATCGCACAACACTATATAAGAAAATGAAGAAGTACGAAATCGATTTCGAAAAGCAACTAATGCACTAATCATTAACCTTACTTTGCTCTACTTATCAAGGATGCACGTCGTTCAAACGTGCATCCTTTTTGCATTCTGAAACCATTCACATGCAGTATTACCATTCATTTAGGTAAAACAGATCAGGTTTGTTTTATCCCTTCATCTCACGAAATAAAATGGCCGATACTTTTGAGAGAATAAAACAATCTAATTACGTATTTAGCGAACAAACGCTCCATCATCTCATTTCCAGGAGGGGGGAAACATGAGATTCTCGCTGATTATGATCGTCACGATTTCGTGTACTCTTACCAGTTCGGCAATTTATGCCGAAGAGGCGGTTCAACCACAAACCTTAGCAGATGTATTATCTCAAGGAGTCCTCGAACAAGATGCGGCACCAGCACCTCCTGTCTTGGATGACGATGATGATTCTACTCTTCCACCAGACTCGAAAACAGAACTGATTCATACGCCTAGCGGTGAACCAGCACTGAGCCAACCCGCGCACGGATATTGTTCTTCCTCTGTCTGCAACGATCAATCTTCTGTTTGTGACTGCCCAATATGCAATTGTAGCTCATGTTGTACAATATGTGATCGAATACCGTTATTGAATAAATTTCCCAGCGATCGCTGTTTTGATGACTTTATTATGCCGGTAAGTAATCCCGTTTGGGCGATTGATCCACGCTCGCTGACCTATGTACGCGGTGTTTTCATCAATCAAATGATTGACGCTCAGACCCCCGTGCTTGGAGCAGGGGACTTGCAAGTCTACGCTCTCCAAATCGGAATTGCCTTGAACGAACGACTCTCCTTTCTGGCAATCAAAGATGGGTATAATACTTTACAAACACGTGGTGTGGGAAATAGAACAGGCTGGTCAGACCTTGGACTTGGCCTGAAATATGTCTTTATCAGAGATGTAGAGAATCAATTTTTACTCTCTGGTGGACTGATTTATGAAACAACCAATGGAAGTACACGCGTGTTTCAAGGAAATGGTGATGGAGTATGGACACCCTATGTTTCTCTGGGTAAGCAAATTGGCAGTGGTCATGTCATCGCCTCAGCAGGCTATCATATTCCTGGTGACACGTCAGAAGAATCACAATCGATTTATTACAGTGTGCATTATGACCATCCCATTACCAATAAACTCTCGGCAATCGCAGAATTGAACGGAATTGTTTATACCAAAAGTGGTCAGGCTTTGCCGCTAAGTATTGAAGGGGGAGACTGGATCAATCTTGGTTCTTCCAGCGTAGCAGGAAATAATGTTGTGACGACCGCCTTTGGAGCCAACTACCGCGTTAATCGCTGCTTGTCTCTCGCAGGCGTTTGGGAATTCCCGCTTTCTAATCGAAAAGATCTTCTTGACAGCCGTACGACGATTACTTTGACGCTGACTTTCTAATCCAAAATCAATCGATTCGGTTTAGTGAGGTTTGGAACTCATTCGTGATCTGACAATTTGTTCCAATTGATCTAAAACCTCTTCAATTGTCAAAGTCGAAGTATTGAATTCCACCGCATCGTCGGCCGGTACTAACGGGGCGACGGTGCGTTGTTCATCACGTTGGTCGCGTTGATCAATTTGCTGCAATATCTCTGCAACCGACATGTTTTTCCCTTGAGTTCGAAGTTCTGCCTGTCTGCGTCGGGCTCGCTCTTGCGGATCGGCGATCAGAAAAAACTTGCAGAACGCTTCAGGAAAAACCACCGTTCCCTGATCTCGACCTTCGCTGACGATATCAATTCCTTCAGCTGCTTGACGCTGCAAACGTACCAGCTCTGTTCTCACTACCGGGTATTGTGCAATCAGAGAAGCAACTTCCGTCACTTCAGGGGTACGGATTGCCTCTGAAACATTCCGTCCATCAACCAGCACTTGGGCATCAGAAAATGAAATTTTAATTTGCTGGCTAATTACTTCAACCGCTTCCTCATCAGTTGGATCAACGTTTTGATCAAGCACACTCCAGGCAACACATCGATACATTGCCCCTGTATCAAGAAACTCGAAGCCTAAACGCTGCGATAAACCTCGTGCTGCAGTACTTTTCCCAGATCCTGCCGGACCATCTATCGTCACGATCATCAACTAGGATTGCTCCTCAAACTGGATTTCAATCTCAGCAATTTCATACTGAGACATTTCAATTAGAACAGCGTCGTCTTCAATCGGAA
The Gimesia aquarii DNA segment above includes these coding regions:
- the cmk gene encoding (d)CMP kinase, with translation MIVTIDGPAGSGKSTAARGLSQRLGFEFLDTGAMYRCVAWSVLDQNVDPTDEEAVEVISQQIKISFSDAQVLVDGRNVSEAIRTPEVTEVASLIAQYPVVRTELVRLQRQAAEGIDIVSEGRDQGTVVFPEAFCKFFLIADPQERARRRQAELRTQGKNMSVAEILQQIDQRDQRDEQRTVAPLVPADDAVEFNTSTLTIEEVLDQLEQIVRSRMSSKPH
- a CDS encoding sigma-54-dependent transcriptional regulator; the encoded protein is MKTNSGSLLVVDDDQNILEAMADYLRSLGHRTETSLTCLDAIERLKEFPFQVVVCDVNLPDQDGFQLLEWVRENSPETAVIMLTGFGTIESAVEAIRLGAFEYLTKPVIDEELSLTIERCLEQRQVVEENKSLKAQLDQRFGLANIVGQDYKMQKMFDLIESVADTRTTVLILGENGTGKTMTARAIHQLSDRCSKPFVEVACGALPDTLLESELFGHKAGAFTGATHDKVGKFLQADGGTLFLDEIATSSPSLQVKLLRVLQDREFEAVGDNKTHSVDIRLILATNQNLEEMVAKGEFRQDLYYRINVITLTQPALRERISDIPLLIEHYLKIYNEQVGKSIKGFDASAVQAMLKYSWPGNVRELINVIERSVVLTKGDYIRIHDLPEQIRQEQSFLASSSNRVGNASLKSALANPERQIIIEALEANGWNRQNTAKALGINRTTLYKKMKKYEIDFEKQLMH
- a CDS encoding metallophosphoesterase family protein, whose amino-acid sequence is MLRAIISDIHGNLEALEAVLADIDRREISEIYCLGDIIGYGPNPRECIDLVRKRCQKSLLGNHDQAALFDPEGFNAGAERAIFWTRRMLETGDASKNQDRWDFLGELPRMIREEKLLFVHGSARNPLNEYVFPEDIYNQRKMERIFGLVDQYCFQGHTHIPGIFTESMNFLAPDEVDYVYDFGAEKFLVNVGSVGQPRDTDNRSSYIILDDEKLTFCRVEYDFNATAEKIYDIPDLDNFLGDRLRDGR